CCGCAACATCTTGGACGCCGGCGTTCCGTTCGCTTCCGTCTGCTTCAAGGACGCTTCCGGTACGACAAACCCGACCAAGGTCTACGAAACGTTCAAGCGCGCTCGTAAGCTCCTCGGCGACAAGGTCGAACTCCGCATCCACAGCCATGACACTTGCGGTACTGGTGTGGCTCAGTACAAGGCAGCTATCGAAGGTGGCGCAGATGGCGTCGACCTCGGTCGCAAGCCGCTTTCTGGCGGTACGGCTCAGCCGGACCTCTTCTCCATGTTCCACGCCCTCAAGGGTACGGATTACAAGCTTGCCCTCGGTGAAGACAGCATCGTCGACGATCACATTCCGGAACTCATGGAAGCTAACAACGTCGCTGTTGAATGCCTCAAGGACTACAACTTCCCGCCTGAAGCACGTCAGATCACTACCGACGTTATCTTCAGCCCGATGCCGGGTGGCGCTCTCACGGCTAACACGCTCATGATGCGCGAAACCAAGACCTTCCACCTCTTCCCGAAGGTTATCGAAAACATGAGTGAATGCGTACGCCGCGGTGGCTTCGCTTCCTCTGTGACGCCGGTTTCTCAGTTCTACTTCCAGCAGGCTTACATGAACACCTTGAACCAGGCTGCCGGTCGCGGTACGTGGTTCAAGATGACCGAAGGCTACGGCAAGATGCTCCTCGGTTACCAGGGTAAGACTCCGTGCGAACCGGATCCGGAACTCGTGAAGATCGCAGCCGACCAGTTCAACATGAAGCCGTTCAAGGAAGCCTATCCGGGCGTCCAGTGCGCAGAAGAAATTCTTCCGCCGGGCATTCCTGCAGCCAAGAAGCTCCTCGAAGAAAATGGTCTCCCGGTCAACGACGAAACCATCTTCATCACGGGCTGCCTCCAGACGAAGGCTGGCAACAAGGGTATCGAATTCCTCAAGGGCAACCGCCACATTGGCGTGCCGAAGAAGGACCCGAATGCCGCTCCGGCTGTCGACACCAAGAACATGAAGGCTGGCGCTGCAAGCACCTACCGCATTGCCCTTGGCAACCAGAGCTGGGACGTCCAGGTTCAGACCCTCAGCAAGTAAGAGCTTTCGCGAAGTCCTCTGGGCTTCGCTCAAGACTTTACAAAAAAGACTTCGAGCATCCGCTCGAAGCCTTTTTTGTACGCTAATCAAACAAGGTTGCAAAGCAAGCCAAATGAAGCTTCACTTCACAATCTGTCAGAAACTAAATATCAGAAGCTAAACGTCTTGCCGACATTCACACCATAGCCGACCTTTTCCGCTGCAAAGATACCGCCATGGAATCCAGACGGATGGAAGTAATTCAGCATGAATCCGATGTTCATCGTTTTGAGCCACATGACATCCGTATCAAAAGCGATCACGCCATACTGTCCAAGCCTAGCGCCAATGCGAGCCGAAGAATAAAGCTTTACGCCAAACCCTTCGTCGTCATTTTCAGCAAGACTCTTCCCAAGATAGTCGCGAACGTCATCAAAGTCGCCACCGCCTTCAAATAGCTGGACACCAGCACCAAGTCCCAAAATCACAGGACCTACGTCAAAGTCAGCACCAACAGCGATACGTTCCTGGAAACTCCAGAACGAATACTTTTTCTTTCCTTCTGGAGTCGCAAGCCATGCCATATAGCCTTCATTGCACTTACCCGCTTCCGAGCAATCGAACGACGCTTTACCACCCTTGCCTCCCAAAGCAGCCTCTACGTACAACGGTGTCATAGCACCAAGCAGTCTATAGTTCAATGATGCCGTTCCGCCAGCAGTAAAGCCGTCCTTAACATTACGCCCAGTCATCTTTGCACCGCCATACGCATCAACAGAAAGAGTCATCGGAGAAGATTCTCCATTGACAGCCAAGCGAGGCTGATGAGCCACAATCATCTGCGAGGATCCAATTGAACTCAAATGCGGATTCAAACAACCGCACAACGACAACGCCGCCGCAGAAAGCATACAGAAAAGAATTGATTTTTTCATCTTATTCTCCAACTTATTTGTTTTTGCGCCAAATAATATATCATAATTCATCAAACGCATCAAGAGACCTTCATTTCAACGAAATTGACTTTATAAGACAACGCTCATTAGCAACAACAGGCTGTAGATTCAAGCGGCGTGCGGATTTAGAGCCTTGCGGGGTAACATCCGTATCGATGATTTCGTCTAAAGGTAAAATTTTTTGAACAAATCCATTTTGCAAACTACCGTTATCAAGATTCATCTTCAGCAGCTTTTTAGAGTCAAAATAAGCGATCGAATTTTGGCAAGTTCCCGGCCAATAGTCTACAACAAGATTTTTGTAATCATCCATCGAAACCATCTTTCCAAAATCAAAATGCAACCCCTGTCGAGCCCTGTCAAACGTTATCTCAAGCCCTAAACCGAGTTCATCATGATATGGGTTTGCATGGACCGATGCATCCCAAAGCGTATATTCATACGGACCCGGATAAATTTCCGACGATGCAATCTTTGGCGGAACCGCAGCATCCCCCTGCGTATTCAACACAAGATGAGGATTCGACAACGTAACGTTCCCACCATCAGAATTAAGCACAAGACGAAACCAGTGCAAACCATTAAGAGCCCCATCATTTGCGGGCATCTGCCAACGCAATGTATGAGTTTTGCCATCAAGCGTCACCGGCAATTCATCTAACTGCAAATGACCAGAGCAACCCTTAACTCGGCAAACGAGAAGTTCCGCTTTCATCCAGTTTCCCTTAGGATTATCGACCTGAATATCCACCTCAAAAGAAGTATTCGCCTGAATATCGGTTCCATAATTCCAAGTCGCCACTTTTTTCCATCCCGCCGGAAGATTAAACTTCACAGACTCATTCTTCTCCGTTGCTAAAGCGTTGTAGTCATAACGCGCATACGCAAAAGGAATCTGCTGGACAAAGCCGGCATAACGAATAACATCAGGCATCTTACTAGCATCCATGCAATTCGCATTCGGCGAGAAATATCCCACCAATTTCGGATTTCTAAACCGCCCTGCATCAGCATCGTAATCGTACTTTGCCACCTCGCATAAAATTCGCCACAAATCAACCTGCATCCCCTCCATCACGGTCTCGTTTATACGTCCGTTTTCAACAGGCATTTCGACATGGCGACCGCTAATGGCTTCAGCATAACGCGGGTGCGTCGGATCCACGGCATAAGCCGCATTTGCCGTACTTCTGCTCCCCGGATTTTCAAATGGGAAATCCTTATACGACTGTTTAAAACCGCATTCTGAGCGAATTGCCAAATCACCATTGCACTTCATATCCATAGCGCTTACCGTCGGGATAAACGTGCTGCGGTCCTGAATCAATTCGTCATAGCCCCAGGAAGTATTCAAGTTAATACTGAAAAAGAGAACCTCCTGTTTCATATCCTCTGGCATCGCATCCAAAAATCCCTGCCGCAAGGAATTGTAAATAGTCCCCGCAAACGGATACGTAGAGCCCTGAATAAAATCATATTTAGAAGTCGAGCGGTAATCAACTTTTATAGGATCATCCGTCGTTTCCTTTTTACGGTTATAAGAAATCGTTTCATTGTTATCGGAATAATGCATATGGCTTATCGCAGAACCAAGCGATGCCGGACCCTTTTTCACATGACGTTCGAGTCGGTAATAGTCATTTTTATGTTCAGGATTTTTTCCTTTCAACTGTCCTTGCGCAATAAGCACAACAGGGAACTTCTTGTATTCTGCAGCAAGGCGATAATCATCAAAAAGGAACCTGTCCCTTGTATTCACTTCTGAAGTGCATAAACCATCCGTGCACTTATTTTCATAAACAAGCAGATCTGCCGCTCCTTTCGAAAGCAAGATATTCTTGAACATTTCAGCAGACGCAGAGCCACCCTTATCGCCCCAGAATGCCACTGTATTGAATAATCCCATCGGCATTACCGCCCCCTGATGCGGAGAATCCAGCGACGAGAACAAGCGAATCGGAGCATCGGATTCATTTCGATGCGTGTCATAAAGGTAAGAGGCGTAACGTCCAATAACGCCACCCTGACTTATGCCCATGATGACAAAACCATCTTCTTTTGCTCCCGGGAACGGGATATGCACATTATCATTCAAGAAGGCAAACAACTGGCTCAGCGCCTTAGAATTTTGTTGAAGCGAAACACGCACCGTTTCATCAAACTGCACTAGCACAGGAGTGTACCCTAAAGATTTAAGAATATTCGGAATACCGACCTGAGTCACATCGCATTCCAAATCCGTCAAGGTTCTCTTTTCTTCAGGATCCAAATTGATGCCATCAATAATCATGAATGGACGTTCCAAGTAAATGCCTGATGGAGAACTTGCATCTTGAGGGGCATCCATAATGCGGATACGGACCGACTGGTTATTACCGGTACACGAACTACCTACACGATCTAAGCCTTTCAAGGTCACCAAATTATTGCCATTTTCAACGCAAAGACGGTCTTTTTCATCCACAAAGAACGCATAATCCTTAGACGCCGCCATCGCATTAGTCGCTAAAAGCGAAGCAAGAGCAAACCAAAAACAACGCATCATTATTTCACCTCCACAAATAGATTTTGTTCAACATTATGCATACCGCTTTTCAGCTTGACCACGATTTTCTGCAACCCCGACGACGGGAACTCCAGTTCAAGCCGTTCTTTGGGAGAAATCGATTTGCACGTTCCCGAAATGCAAACAGAAACAGAGGGCAATTCACGCTGTTTCGTCACAACAAAGTACGGATCAAGCACAAAGCTTATTTTAGAGCTGCGCACAAAAGAGGTCGGAAGCCCCGCCATCAGCAAATGCGCATTCACATTCTGAGTTGAACCGCACGTTTCATCGGCACACGCCTTATACACGTAATCTAAATCAGCTACAAGCAACGGAATCACTGTATAATCCGAATTTGCAGCAATCGCCTCCGCTTCAAAATAAAGCTGTTTCGGATTGGCAACTGCATTTTCTCGTAATCGATTACGAACGACCGAATACATATTATCGTACCATGTCAACCGCGACTTTTTCGCAGGCATTTCCGATGCACTAATACTATTCACAATTTTCAAGTGTTCCAGTTCATTTACCAGAAAATCTGCATTCACTGTCGAAATGAGAGAATTCCGTTCTTGAGGCGTATATGCAGCACTGAATTCAGGCTCCAATGCAGGCAGCAATCGTGCCTCGCGTTTTTCGGACCAAGCTTCCACATTGGAAAATTCATATTCCCAATGTTTAGCACCATCTACACCAACCGTTGCAGAAGTCCCTCCCAAATTAGAGTCTCTCTTGACGCAACTGAATCCGATATCGTCAATAAAGAGCGTCGTGTACTGGTTTTGCGGAACTTGGAAAAGTCCTACACCCAAATTTACAACATCGATTGCCCCCGTCACGCCCAAACTTGAGAGCGGAATTTCTAGCGCATGCGTTTTATTCGCCGTCAAGTTCACATAATGGACTCGACTCTCAGAAAGCGCTCCCTTCAGCCAAACTCCAAACTTTGCGTTTTGCGTAGCGCGCACCTTCAAACGGAGCACGCCACCATCCACACGCAACGGAAGCGCTTGGAACGAAAGCAATCCCGTCCAGTCACCTTGCTCATTTTTCGAGCCCGACAACCGGATGTACGGAGCATTCATTCCATCGAAATTTCCCCAGTTCGCTTTCCATTCCGGCGACTCCGGGAAAGTCCTCCCCGATTCAATCATTTGACCATTGTCGCTACCATCCGAATACAGTGCGACGCCCTTACATTCCTCGGCAAAGCCATCAAGAGCCAACAACGCTCCCGCTAAGGCAACGCCTTTAAACATCCTACGCATCATAGGATTTTTCCTTTCTATTGATTTTGAGAATAAACAGGCTTACTCAGCCGTAACGGATATATTAATCGATGTAAGGAAAGGATATAAGTAAGAATATAATAAACCGCCTCGACAACATCGAAGCGGTAAATAAACTACAATATTTTTTTTACTGTGTAAAGGGGTTCAATAAATTTTTATGATTTTTCTTTTTTTAGCTGAATCACCAAATCACTTATATAAACTCCATCGACTATATTCACGGAATACGTATAAGCATCCAGATAAATCAAGTCCAATCGCTTTTCAAATGTAGAAAGTCCAAGCCCGCTTCCCTTGCGGCTCGACTTTCTCGGGAAATTAGAATTTTCAGAATGGAAGTGGAGAACATCCCCCGCCTGCGTAATGGTGATATGCGCAAAGCTCTTGCCGTTCGGATTCACGCAATGTTTCATCGCATTTTCCATCAAGGGCATTACCAACAACGGTTCTATCATCATTTTCGGATTTTCAAGATTCACGTTAAAGACAAAGTCAAAGCTTTCATCGAGACGGAGTTTTTCCAAGTCCGCATACTTTTGCAAAATATCCACATCTTCTTGCAACGTGATATACTTGTCCTTGACCTGGTAAAGCATCATTCTCAAAAGTTGCGAAAGTTTGTTCATCGAACTTTCAGCCCGCTTCGGATCAATCTGGATTAAAGCAGAAATGTTATTCAAAGTATTAAAGAGAAAATGCGGACTCAGCTGGTTTTTCAAAAAATCCAGCTCGTACTGCAATTCCGAGCGTTTCTGTTCGCGCAAAATAAACGCACGCACAATCTGTCGGAACATCACGTGGTACAGCACGCAAAGAATGCAAACAAACACAACAAGGATAGTAAACGATATAACGGGCCAAACGCCAAAGTGTCCTTTAACAAACGAGAAACAATAGGAACTAAAGAAGTCACCAACCCCTTCGTTCGGAGAACGTTCCATCACAAAGAACGCCACTTCTCTAAAGAACAACGTTGCCACCACTAAAACGGAATTACAGACAAAATACGTCGCATAGCGTTTTTTAAACACAAGCTGCGGCACCAAAAACTTTTGGTTCAAGATAAAAACGAAAACCGTACTCAACATGGGCAAATAAAAGCCCACAAGCCCTTTAATGTTTACGCTCATATTCAACGCATTTGTCGGGTCCAGAATAAGCCCCAGCGGGAACAAAAGCATGAACAGCCAAACTAAAAATGCAGGCAAAAAGAGCGGAATAGGGAACTGAACCAAGTCGCGTTCGTCTTTCAAGAGCTCACGAAGCCTGTTTTCATTGCGTTCAAAGCCGATTTCTTGCAAAACGGCGAATTTGTTACGAGTTCTTTGGAAAAGACCTTCACACTTTTCAGTGTTATTTGTAGAAACATTGTCATTCATACTAAAAAATTTAGTCAAAAACCAGCCTATTTTGCCCGTCATGACAATTTCGTGACAAAAATCACGAACTTTTTTAACAAAAACTCAATTTAACTTTTGCACGCACCATTCTAAGTAATGACACAAGGAATTCAATCTGGAGGTAAATTTGATAATGTAAAAATGAGGAGGTCACCATGAAAACCCTTAACAATCGAGATCAGAAAGACATTTACATGCAATACTTAAACGACATTTCTCGTTACCCGTTGCTCACAAGAGAACAGGAAACAGTATTGCTCAAGAAGTCCGCCGAAGGCAACAAAGCCGCCTTGGACATGCTGGTCAACTCCAATCTTCGCTTCGTCGTGAACATCGCTAACCTTTATAAAGGTCGTGGTCTCGACATCATGGAACTGATCAACGAAGGGAACATGGGACTCATCGAAGCGGCTCGCCGTTTTGACCGCTCCCTGAAAATCAAGTTTATCAGCTATGCAGTGTGGTGGATTCGTCAGAACATCACCCGCGCTCTCTCCGAAAAAGGCCGCATGATCCGCATTAGCGCCGAAAAGGAACTGATGCTTCGCCGTTTCAACCGTCACGCTAAGGATGTTCAGCAGGTCATTGGCGGAACTTACACCGTCAACGCCCAGTCTCTCGAAGGTCTTTCCAAGTACAAGGCAAACGACATTGAAAAGATCCTGATGATGGGCAACACGACTTCTTCGCTCGACACTCCGGTCAATGAAGATGGCGATGCAACGCTTGGCGATACCATTTCGGATACTCAGAACCGCACCGACGAACTTGCCGATAACAACAACCGCGCTGAAGTTTTCGACAAGGTATTGGACAAGAACCTCTCCAGTCAGGAAAAGGAAATCATCAAGCTCTATTACGGTTTCAAGATGGATTCCGACCTGAACCTCAAGGAAATTGCTCCGATGGTGGGTCTCTCCAAGGAACGCGTGCGCCAGCTCAAGGAAAACGCCTTGAACAAGCTCCGCGAAGCGAACGTCGAACGCCTCCTCTGCGAAGCTGCATAACACCTTTATTGCTCCTAACAAGTTTCATACTCTCTCCTTTCATAAAAAAACCGGCTATTCATAGCCGGTTTTTCCTTATAAGGTGGCGATTTTTTATAGGAAATTGTATTTTTAGAGCATGATGTTTAAACCTTTTAGTTTCCGCTCTGTATTTATGGCAACGCTGTCCGCGCTTTGCATCGCGAACGCAGCAACCGACAAGAAAACTCCTCCCGGAGATTTTTACGACGAAGTTTCACGATTGAACAAGGTCCTTTCCGAAGTCAACCGCAAGTACGTTGAAAACGTCAACCCTACGGAACTCACGGACGCCGCCATCAATGGTATCAGAAACATTCTCGACCCGCACACAACGGTTTTCGCCCCCAAGGATTACGAAAGCCTCCGCGTCTCGATGGAAGGTAAGTTCGGTGGCGTGGGTATTACCATCAGCCTCCGCGACAACATCCTCACCGTTATTTCGCCGCTCTCCGGCACACCGGCATTCAAGCTCGGCATTCGCGCTGGTGACCGCATCCGCAAAATCGACGGCAAAGAAACGAAAGGCATGTCGCTCGATGACGCAGTCAACAAGCTCCGCGGCAAGATTGGCACAGACGTGACGGTCGCTATCGAACGTGAAGGCGTTCCCGACCTCATGGACTACACCATCACCAGAGCTGAAATCATTGTTCACGCCGTTCCGTATTACGGCATGGTCACTCCGGAAATCGGCTATATCAAGCTCGCCACCTTCAGCGACAAGACGACAAGTGATGTCGAAAACGCCCTCCGCAGCCTCCAGAAGCAAGGCATGAAGAAGCTCATCCTCGACATGCGCTACAACCCGGGTGGACTTCTGAACCAGGCTATCGAAATCAGCGAACTTTTCCTCAAGCCGGGTAACGTCATCGTCAGCACCCGTGGCCGCACACAGAAGACCGAAAGTGCAGCCCGCAGAACTCCGCTCGTGAAGCCGGAAGTTCCGATGGTCGTCCTCGTGAACCAGGGTTCCGCCAGTGCCGCTGAAATTGTTTCCGGTGCACTGCAAGACTGGGACCGCGCTTTGATCGTCGGTAAGACCTCGTTCGGTAAGGGTTCCGTGCAAACGATTTTCCCGCTGGACAATGCAGGCAACGCCCTCAAGCTCACAACTGCATTCTACTACCTCCCCTTCGGTCGTTGCATCAACAAGCCTGAAAACGGCATCAAGGGTCTCGCCCTGCAAGACGAAGAATATGAAGATGAAGAAAAAGACGCCGCCAAGACTGATTCCGTGAAGGCCGACACAGCCAAGCGCGACACGTTCTACACGAACAACGGCCGCATGATGTTCGGTGGTGGCGGCATCAAGCCGGACGTCGATGTGGAACTCGATCCGATGCCGTGGGTTGTCCAAGTCCAGGAACGCATGGCCATGTACTTCAAGTTCGCCGTCAAGATTCGTCCGAGTCTCGAAAAAGCTGGCGTCAAGGTGAACTCCGAATGGGCAGTGCCTGATTCTCTCTTCACGCAGTTCAAGGCGTTCTGCAAGAAAGACACGAACTTCATGAAGGTCAAGAGCAACGCCCTCGTCGGTGTGGACCAGCTTGAAAAGAGCATCATCCGCGAACAGAACTACATGGGCGATAGCGCAAAGACAATCTCTGATTCTACGCTCGTGAAGCGCATCAGCGAAATGCGCAAGGCTCTTGAAGACAACCGAGATGCCCAGTTCGAAGCCAACAAGGATTACATCAAGGACGGCATCAAGCGTGAACTTCTCACTGCATTCGTGAACGACTCCGTCAGCACCGCATTCTCGCTCAAGCGCGACAAGCAGCTGAACGAAGCCATCAAGTACCTGAGCGACACGCAGCTTTACAAGAAAGCCATCAGCGCTCCGCCGAAACAGAAGAAGAACGCTGCAAAGCCTAAGAAGTAACGGTTCAATTTGATTTCTTTAATGAACAAAATGGCAGAAGGTCTCGGACGAGCCGTAAGACGCTTCCTGAACAAGGTTGTGGGTTACGTGCTGTTTATCTGGGAGTTGTTCAAAAACATTCCCGGAGCCTTCACCAATCTTCACACGACTGTCGAACAGATGCACCACGTGGGTATCACGAGTATTCCCGTGGTGTTCGCCGCATCGCTTGCTACAGGCGCCATCATGTCTTGGCAGCTCGCCTACCAGTTTGGCGACATGATTCCCATGATGTTTGTCGGCATGGCTGTCGGCAAATCCGTGATGGTGGAACTCTGCCCAATTCTTACGGCGATGGTGCTTGCAGGCCGTATCGGCGCTTCGATGTGTTCGGAGCTTGGCACCATGGCAGTCACGGAGCAGCTTGATGCATATAAAGTATTAGGACTCAATCCTTACAAATACTTGCTTGCACCAAGACTGATTGCAACCGTCATCATGCTTCCGGTTTTGACCATTTTGAGCATCTTTATCGGCATTGTCGGCGGTTACGAAGTCGCCCACCTCTACAAGGAAGTTTCTTGGTCGGTGTTCTTTTATGGCGTACGCATGTTCTACCAGAACTGGGACTTGGTCGTGGGTCTTATCAAAGCAACACTTTACGGATTCTTCATTTCGAGTTACGCTTGCTTCTTCGGATTCTTTACCCATAGCGGTGCAGAAGGCGTGGGCAAGAGCACCAAGGCAACCGTGGTTGCCGGCATGACAAGCATCCTTATTGGCGGGTTTACCCTCTCCAAATTGCTGCTTGTTTAATGCGATAAATTTGTACAAATGTTCGAAACAAAACGCACGAGCAACAAGAGCTATACGGGGAACAAAGTTCAGGACATTCAAGTCCTTTTAGAGCGTGTTCTCCAGAAGAACCATATCACCGAAGATATCAACTTCAAGACCATTTCGGAGCGGTTTTCGGAGGTGGTTGGTCCCCTCCTAATTGACCATGTAAAGCCTGAGAAAATCGACAAAAATATATTGGTACTCAAGGTCGCTAATTCGGCGTTAAAGTTCGAAATGAACCTCCAAAAAAAAGCTATTATTGGTAAGTGTAATACCCTCTTAGGGAAGCCTTTTATTCAAGGAATACGATTCGTCTAAGAGGGGTTTAATAGAGGAATTATGGCAGAAGAAACAGAAGAAGTAAAGAAGGCGGAAGCAGATTATAGCGGTTCAAGCATTACCGTTCTCGAAGGTCTAGAAGCAGTTCGTGTCCGCCCTGCAATGTACATTGGTTCCACCGATATTCGCGGGCTTCACCACCTCGTTTGGGAAGTGGTCGACAACTCCGTGGACGAAGCTTTGGCTGGCTTCTGCAACCATATCGAAATTTCGATTTTGCCGGGTAACGGCATCCGCGTCACTGACAACGGCCGTGGCATTCCGACCGACATCCACCCGAAGGAAAAGGTTGGTACCATCCAGGTCGTGATGACCAAGCTCCACGCCGGTGGCAAGTTCAACAATAGCTCTTATAAAGTTTCCGCCGGTTTGCATGGTGTGGGCGTGAGCTGCGTGAACGCACTTTCCAACAAGCTTATCGTGACCGTGCGCCGCAATGGCCGCGTTGTCCGTCAGGAATTTGCACGCGGTATTCCTTGCGGTCCGCAGGTCGACATTGGAGAATCCGACGGAACAACCGGTACGTCTGTTGAATTCTATCCGGACGATACTATCTTCTCGGAAACCGTTTACGTGTACGACACGCTCGCCACGCGTTTCCGCGAACTCGCATTCCTCATGAGCGGACTTCGCTTGACGCTTACCGACGAACGCGATCCGGAACACAAGCAGACCGACACGTTCTGCTTCCCCGGTGGCGTTTCTGAATTTGTGCGCTATGTGGACGAACACCGCACACCGCTTTTTGCAGAACCGATCCACTTGGTTCTCCCCGATGGCCAGTACCCCTTGGAAGTTGCCATGTGGTACAATGACGGTTATCAGGAAAACTTCTTCAGCTTCGTCAACAACGTCAATACTTACGATGGCGGTACGCACGTGACGGGCTTCAAGACGGCCCTCACCCGTGTTATCAGCAAGTTCGCACAGGACATGCCGAAGGGCAAGAAAGAAGCGCAGATTACCTCGGACGATATCCGTGAAGGTCTTACCGCAGTCATCGCTATCAAGGTCTCACAGCCGCAGTTCGAAGGCCAGACCAAGCGCAAGCTCGGCAACTCCGAAATCGCAGGCTATGTAGCTTCTGCATTCGGTGCCAAGCTCGAAGAATACTTCCAAGAAAATCCAGCTGCAGTCAAGATTATCTTGGATAAAGTTTATAATGCCGCTGTGGCTCGTGAAGCAGCCCACCGCGCACGTACACTCGCCCGCCGCAAGAACGTTCTTGAAAGTGGCGGCCTTCCGGGCAAACTCGCCGACTGCTCCAGCCGCGACCCGAAGGAATGCGAAATGTTCATCGTGGAAGGTGACTCTGCAGGTGGTTCAGCAAAGATGGGTCGTAGCCGTGAATTCCAGGCCATTCTCCCTATCCGCGGTAAGATTTTGAACGTCGAAAAGGCAAGCCTCCACCGCGTACTCGACACCGAAGAAATCCAGAACCTGGTGAACGCCATCGGTACCGGCATCGGCACGGAATTCAAAATTGAAAAGCTCCGCTACGACAAAATCATCATCATGACCGATGCTGATGTGGACGGCTCTCATATCCAGACGCTTCTCCTCACGTTCTTCTTCCGCTACATGCGCCCGCTCATTGACGCTGGGCACATCTTCCTTGCCATGCCGCCTCTGTACAAGTTAAAGATTGGCCAGAAAGAACGCTACCTGTTCGACGAAAACGAAAAGGACAAGGTCATGGCCGAAATCGAAGACAAGAAGAATGTCGCGATTACCCGATTCAAAGGTCTGGGCGAAATGTCGCCGGAACAGCTGAACGACACGACCATGAACCCGAAGACACGATTCCTCAAGCAGTGCCATGTGGAAGACAGCGTCCTTGCCGACCAGATTTTCAGCATGCTCATGGGCGAAGACGTGGAACCGCGCCGCAAGTTCATTGAAACGAACGCATATAAAGTCTTGAACGATTTGGATATTTAAATGAGTCCGACGAAAGCCGACTTCAAAGCTGTTTTATCACAGGCTCGCGACTTGGTAAAAGTCGAGCTTGACAAGACGGAACAAGTCATTATGCAGGTGGCAAAGAACGCCCCCGCAGGGATTAGTGACCGCCTTGTAACGCTCTTTAGCCGCAAAGGCAAGCGCATCCGTTCAACACTCCTTTGCCTGCTCGCAAACTGCGGCACGCAAAAGCCGGACATCGATCGTGTTGCACACGCCTGTGCAGCCGTAGAACTTTTGCACCTTGCAAGCCTCGTGCACGATGACATCATCGATGGTACGGACGTCCGCCGTGGGCAAAAGACAGCCCACCGCGAATGGGGTACGCAAGTAGCCGTGTTGATTGGCGACTATGTGCTTTCGCAGTCCATGCGCTGCGTCATTGACGAAGAAGCTCGCAACATTCCAGTCATCATCTCTGATGCCGCTGACAAGCTCATCATCGGTGAAATCATGGAACTCGAC
This is a stretch of genomic DNA from Fibrobacter sp. UWB13. It encodes these proteins:
- a CDS encoding biotin attachment protein gives rise to the protein MKKILFQDTSFRDGFQSIFGARVFMKDFMPAVEAAVKAGITHFEAGGGARFQALYQNCGEDAFDMMDEFRRVVGPKIRLQTLARGINVVALAPQPRDMIKLHADMFKKHGMTRIRNFDALNDVNNLIYSGKCITDAGLEHEVVVTMMELPPGCDLNAAHNPEFYERILRNILDAGVPFASVCFKDASGTTNPTKVYETFKRARKLLGDKVELRIHSHDTCGTGVAQYKAAIEGGADGVDLGRKPLSGGTAQPDLFSMFHALKGTDYKLALGEDSIVDDHIPELMEANNVAVECLKDYNFPPEARQITTDVIFSPMPGGALTANTLMMRETKTFHLFPKVIENMSECVRRGGFASSVTPVSQFYFQQAYMNTLNQAAGRGTWFKMTEGYGKMLLGYQGKTPCEPDPELVKIAADQFNMKPFKEAYPGVQCAEEILPPGIPAAKKLLEENGLPVNDETIFITGCLQTKAGNKGIEFLKGNRHIGVPKKDPNAAPAVDTKNMKAGAASTYRIALGNQSWDVQVQTLSK
- a CDS encoding RNA polymerase sigma factor RpoD/SigA produces the protein MKTLNNRDQKDIYMQYLNDISRYPLLTREQETVLLKKSAEGNKAALDMLVNSNLRFVVNIANLYKGRGLDIMELINEGNMGLIEAARRFDRSLKIKFISYAVWWIRQNITRALSEKGRMIRISAEKELMLRRFNRHAKDVQQVIGGTYTVNAQSLEGLSKYKANDIEKILMMGNTTSSLDTPVNEDGDATLGDTISDTQNRTDELADNNNRAEVFDKVLDKNLSSQEKEIIKLYYGFKMDSDLNLKEIAPMVGLSKERVRQLKENALNKLREANVERLLCEAA
- a CDS encoding sensor histidine kinase is translated as MNDNVSTNNTEKCEGLFQRTRNKFAVLQEIGFERNENRLRELLKDERDLVQFPIPLFLPAFLVWLFMLLFPLGLILDPTNALNMSVNIKGLVGFYLPMLSTVFVFILNQKFLVPQLVFKKRYATYFVCNSVLVVATLFFREVAFFVMERSPNEGVGDFFSSYCFSFVKGHFGVWPVISFTILVVFVCILCVLYHVMFRQIVRAFILREQKRSELQYELDFLKNQLSPHFLFNTLNNISALIQIDPKRAESSMNKLSQLLRMMLYQVKDKYITLQEDVDILQKYADLEKLRLDESFDFVFNVNLENPKMMIEPLLVMPLMENAMKHCVNPNGKSFAHITITQAGDVLHFHSENSNFPRKSSRKGSGLGLSTFEKRLDLIYLDAYTYSVNIVDGVYISDLVIQLKKEKS
- a CDS encoding S41 family peptidase, yielding MMFKPFSFRSVFMATLSALCIANAATDKKTPPGDFYDEVSRLNKVLSEVNRKYVENVNPTELTDAAINGIRNILDPHTTVFAPKDYESLRVSMEGKFGGVGITISLRDNILTVISPLSGTPAFKLGIRAGDRIRKIDGKETKGMSLDDAVNKLRGKIGTDVTVAIEREGVPDLMDYTITRAEIIVHAVPYYGMVTPEIGYIKLATFSDKTTSDVENALRSLQKQGMKKLILDMRYNPGGLLNQAIEISELFLKPGNVIVSTRGRTQKTESAARRTPLVKPEVPMVVLVNQGSASAAEIVSGALQDWDRALIVGKTSFGKGSVQTIFPLDNAGNALKLTTAFYYLPFGRCINKPENGIKGLALQDEEYEDEEKDAAKTDSVKADTAKRDTFYTNNGRMMFGGGGIKPDVDVELDPMPWVVQVQERMAMYFKFAVKIRPSLEKAGVKVNSEWAVPDSLFTQFKAFCKKDTNFMKVKSNALVGVDQLEKSIIREQNYMGDSAKTISDSTLVKRISEMRKALEDNRDAQFEANKDYIKDGIKRELLTAFVNDSVSTAFSLKRDKQLNEAIKYLSDTQLYKKAISAPPKQKKNAAKPKK
- a CDS encoding ABC transporter permease, translated to MNKMAEGLGRAVRRFLNKVVGYVLFIWELFKNIPGAFTNLHTTVEQMHHVGITSIPVVFAASLATGAIMSWQLAYQFGDMIPMMFVGMAVGKSVMVELCPILTAMVLAGRIGASMCSELGTMAVTEQLDAYKVLGLNPYKYLLAPRLIATVIMLPVLTILSIFIGIVGGYEVAHLYKEVSWSVFFYGVRMFYQNWDLVVGLIKATLYGFFISSYACFFGFFTHSGAEGVGKSTKATVVAGMTSILIGGFTLSKLLLV